A single Musa acuminata AAA Group cultivar baxijiao chromosome BXJ2-1, Cavendish_Baxijiao_AAA, whole genome shotgun sequence DNA region contains:
- the LOC135598143 gene encoding protein DROOPING LEAF-like: protein MAHAHYSCEQLLGTGEEEADLLPASSILACLFFLLMDLVPPTDRLCYVRCTYCNTVLAVGVPCKRVMDTVTVKCGHCSHLSFLSPRATVQSLTPTDHRMGLQGPCSDCLRGQPSPPSSSSNSSEQMIQKPRFVMKPPEKKHRMPSAYNRFMKEEIQRIKAAKPDIPHREAFSMASKNWAKCDPRCSTTISTSSDNSSGKSQLP, encoded by the exons ATGGCGCATGCCCACTACTCCTGTGAGCAGCTCTTGGGCACGGGAGaggaggaggccgatctcctcccCGCCTCCTCCATCTTAGCTTGTCTCTTCTTCTTGCTCATGGATCTGGTACCTCCCACCGATCGCCTGTGCTACGTGCGCTGCACCTACTGCAACACTGTTCTTGCG GTTGGCGTCCCTTGCAAGCGGGTGATGGACACGGTAACCGTGAAATGTGGTCACTGCAGCCATCTCTCCTTTCTGAGCCCCAGAGCCACGGTGCAGTCCCTTACTCCCACCGATCACCGGATGGGCCTTCAG GGTCCTTGCAGTGATTGCTTGAGAGGCCAACCTTCACCTCCATCATCGTCATCGAATTCAAGTGAACAAATGATCCAGAAACCGCGATTTGTCATGAAAC CTCCGGAGAAGAAACACAGGATGCCTTCGGCTTACAATCGATTCATGAA GGAGGAAATACAACGAATCAAGGCAGCTAAACCTGATATCCCGCACCGAGAAGCTTTTAGCATGGCTTCGAAGAAC TGGGCCAAGTGTGATCCTCGTTGCTCAACTACTATTTCGACCTCCTCCGATAACAGTAGTG GAAAGAGTCAATTGCCCTAG